Proteins from one bacterium genomic window:
- a CDS encoding heparinase II/III family protein: MLRDSTNRMAIAACILLTAFACQGFSDVPRGTIPAGLKSILRKDHPRLFFNADTFPAIKARALNEDAKLYNDMKARVDKLDPAALESKDYGIPAAEAAFVYLVEGDERYLALSKELLKKSISFYHECYNQQKPVNWYAYTRISAWAAYDWIFNRLGDEERKEMGRSFLDEVELVQPTDKRHYFYPQENWSGPTTGFYGNRSLLWYAGLATYGEGVDDVRAESFLAEGYRLNMEVLAHRRKGAGDDGGSATASLNYAMAAYPWAEFNFFHTFLSATGKNIALDWPNVSYLPGYLYWNMLPGRREFGAGDAYHSTNELALGNMRSHLLQIIHFYGKDNPECAAFAKWMIGQVPEGNFGTLPFTPFLLTNRYEALAPAGPAEVMPYARHFENMGQVFMRSGPGPDDTYALFMAGGVLEQHKHFDNNQFVIYRNGFLALDTGSRPLGIHTQNYFPRTVAHNCILIQMPGEVMPIYVDKGAGGGQRWGAPAPGEEELPVPNDGGQNELMGSKVAAFETCADYSYVAGDATPCYSAEKCTLVLRQLVFLNSDFFVVFDRVVSTRPEYKKTWLLHTATEPEISGQTFTAYQERGRLFSRTLLPVNAELVKIGGPGKQFWSDGHNYAMPAGNAVPDTTQLLGQWRVEVSPKTQETGTVFLHLIQVGDIGLRDMAGSELVRKGNRVGVRFSNVHRTWEVLFGTEGKASGHISITEGGTTLVDRELTQSVMPQQGLFGTGGK, translated from the coding sequence ATGCTCAGAGATTCCACGAATAGAATGGCGATCGCAGCCTGTATCCTTCTTACAGCCTTTGCCTGTCAGGGTTTTTCAGATGTTCCGCGCGGAACGATTCCGGCCGGGCTCAAATCGATTCTGAGAAAAGACCATCCCCGTCTTTTCTTCAACGCAGACACCTTTCCTGCCATTAAAGCCCGGGCGCTCAATGAGGATGCGAAACTCTACAACGACATGAAAGCGCGTGTCGACAAGCTCGATCCCGCCGCGCTGGAATCGAAGGATTACGGCATTCCCGCCGCCGAAGCAGCATTCGTGTACCTCGTCGAGGGTGACGAGCGGTACCTGGCCCTGTCGAAAGAACTGCTGAAAAAGAGCATTTCCTTCTACCACGAGTGTTACAACCAGCAGAAACCGGTGAACTGGTACGCTTACACCCGGATTTCCGCTTGGGCCGCATACGACTGGATATTCAACCGTCTCGGTGATGAGGAGCGAAAGGAGATGGGCCGCTCGTTCCTCGATGAGGTGGAACTCGTCCAGCCCACAGACAAACGTCACTACTTTTACCCGCAGGAGAACTGGTCAGGCCCCACGACCGGTTTTTACGGCAACCGGTCGCTCCTCTGGTATGCCGGGCTTGCCACATACGGCGAGGGTGTGGACGATGTACGCGCCGAATCGTTTCTCGCCGAGGGATACCGTCTCAACATGGAAGTCCTCGCGCACCGCCGGAAGGGCGCGGGCGATGACGGCGGCTCGGCGACCGCATCGTTGAATTATGCCATGGCGGCATACCCGTGGGCTGAGTTCAACTTCTTCCATACGTTCCTTTCGGCGACCGGGAAGAATATCGCCCTCGACTGGCCGAATGTATCGTACCTTCCCGGATACCTCTACTGGAACATGCTGCCGGGACGGCGCGAATTCGGCGCAGGCGATGCTTACCACTCAACGAACGAGCTTGCCCTCGGCAACATGCGGAGCCACCTTCTCCAGATCATCCACTTTTACGGCAAAGACAACCCGGAGTGCGCCGCATTCGCAAAATGGATGATCGGTCAGGTGCCGGAAGGAAATTTCGGGACGCTTCCGTTTACCCCCTTTCTCCTCACCAACCGTTACGAAGCGCTTGCCCCGGCCGGACCGGCGGAGGTTATGCCATACGCCCGTCATTTTGAGAACATGGGGCAGGTATTCATGAGATCGGGGCCGGGACCCGACGATACCTATGCCCTGTTCATGGCAGGCGGCGTGCTCGAACAGCACAAACACTTCGACAACAACCAGTTCGTAATCTACCGAAATGGATTCCTCGCGCTCGATACCGGCTCGCGTCCTCTGGGTATCCATACCCAGAACTACTTCCCGCGGACGGTCGCACATAACTGTATTCTCATCCAGATGCCGGGAGAGGTGATGCCCATCTATGTCGATAAGGGCGCCGGCGGCGGCCAGCGGTGGGGAGCGCCCGCTCCCGGAGAGGAAGAACTGCCCGTTCCCAACGACGGCGGCCAGAACGAGCTCATGGGATCGAAGGTCGCGGCATTTGAAACCTGCGCCGATTATTCCTATGTTGCCGGTGATGCCACGCCGTGCTATTCGGCGGAGAAATGCACGCTCGTCCTGCGCCAGCTCGTGTTTCTCAACTCCGATTTTTTCGTTGTTTTCGACCGTGTCGTTTCGACCAGGCCCGAGTATAAAAAAACCTGGCTGCTCCACACGGCAACCGAGCCGGAAATCAGCGGGCAGACATTCACCGCGTACCAGGAGCGAGGCAGGCTCTTTTCAAGGACACTTCTGCCGGTGAACGCCGAACTGGTCAAAATCGGCGGGCCGGGAAAACAGTTCTGGTCGGACGGTCACAACTACGCCATGCCCGCCGGCAATGCCGTTCCGGATACGACGCAGCTGCTCGGACAGTGGCGGGTCGAGGTGAGCCCGAAGACGCAGGAAACGGGGACGGTGTTTCTCCACCTCATACAGGTTGGGGATATCGGTCTCAGGGACATGGCCGGTTCCGAACTCGTACGAAAGGGAAACCGCGTGGGAGTCCGTTTTTCAAACGTTCACAGGACATGGGAAGTGCTGTTCGGCACCGAAGGAAAAGCCTCGGGACATATTTCCATAACA
- the ggt gene encoding gamma-glutamyltransferase translates to MFVFSVLAGNTGAQQDNHARPVTASNGMVSSQHYLATQAGLEVLREGGNAVDAAVTVGFALAVTLPAAGNIGGGGFMLIHLADSKQTIAIDYREKAPAGAYRDMFLDTAGNADPEKSQYSYWASGVPGTVRGLALALEKYGTITLERALRPAIELAEKGFAVDESLRESLIEEKKHMEVSPASMAIFFKEGGVPYEVGDILVQKDLAWSLREIAQNGPDAFYKGKIAEKIAADMKAHGGLITMKDLAAYKPAVRTPVHGTYRGYEIVSMPPPSSGGVHLIQMLNILEGFPIGSYGHNTAQTIHLMAESMKYAYADRSKYLGDPDFVKVPVKGIVSKRYADDIRKKINPSKATPGTEILPGQPGGYESDQTTHFSVVDRNGNAISNTYTLNFSYGSGITAAGTGILLNDEMDDFSSKPGSPNAFGLLGGEFNAIEPGKRMLSCMTPTIVLKDGKVYLVTGSPGGSRIITTTLQIVMNVLDHGMNIADATNAVRIHHQWMPDEIRVEKGLDGKVVQELTEMGHTVVERGTMGCTESIMLIDGKLYGASDPRGSSSLTLGF, encoded by the coding sequence ATGTTTGTATTTAGTGTCCTTGCCGGAAACACCGGGGCTCAACAGGATAATCACGCCCGTCCGGTCACCGCATCGAACGGCATGGTTTCGAGCCAGCATTACCTCGCGACTCAGGCGGGGCTCGAAGTGCTCAGGGAAGGGGGCAACGCTGTCGATGCCGCGGTGACTGTCGGATTCGCCCTCGCCGTCACGCTGCCCGCCGCGGGAAACATCGGAGGCGGAGGGTTCATGCTCATTCACCTCGCGGACTCGAAACAGACCATCGCCATAGATTACCGTGAGAAAGCTCCCGCCGGGGCTTACCGTGACATGTTCCTCGATACGGCGGGCAATGCCGATCCGGAAAAATCCCAGTACAGCTACTGGGCGTCCGGTGTTCCCGGCACGGTTCGGGGACTGGCGCTCGCGCTCGAAAAGTACGGGACGATCACGCTCGAACGGGCACTGAGACCGGCAATCGAGCTTGCGGAAAAAGGATTCGCCGTGGACGAATCCCTCCGCGAGTCTCTCATTGAAGAGAAAAAACACATGGAAGTTTCGCCCGCCAGCATGGCCATTTTTTTCAAAGAGGGCGGCGTTCCCTATGAGGTCGGCGACATCCTTGTGCAGAAGGACCTCGCGTGGAGTCTCAGGGAAATCGCACAGAACGGTCCCGATGCGTTCTACAAGGGGAAAATCGCCGAAAAAATCGCTGCTGATATGAAAGCGCACGGCGGTCTTATCACCATGAAAGACCTCGCGGCATACAAACCGGCTGTCAGGACGCCTGTTCACGGCACCTATCGCGGTTACGAGATCGTTTCCATGCCCCCTCCGAGCTCGGGCGGCGTTCATCTCATTCAGATGCTGAACATACTCGAGGGTTTCCCCATCGGCTCGTACGGTCACAACACGGCGCAAACGATCCACCTTATGGCCGAATCGATGAAATACGCCTATGCCGACCGGTCGAAATACCTCGGCGACCCGGATTTTGTGAAAGTCCCGGTTAAGGGCATCGTTTCAAAACGGTATGCGGACGATATCCGTAAAAAAATCAACCCGTCAAAGGCAACGCCGGGCACGGAGATTCTTCCGGGGCAGCCGGGCGGGTACGAAAGCGATCAGACGACGCATTTTTCGGTCGTTGACAGGAACGGCAACGCCATATCGAACACCTACACGCTCAATTTCAGCTATGGCAGCGGCATCACAGCAGCGGGTACGGGGATACTCCTCAATGACGAGATGGACGATTTTTCATCCAAGCCCGGCTCGCCGAACGCTTTCGGCCTCCTCGGCGGTGAATTCAACGCCATTGAACCGGGTAAGCGGATGCTGAGCTGCATGACTCCGACAATCGTCCTGAAAGACGGGAAAGTTTACCTCGTAACCGGCAGCCCCGGTGGAAGCCGGATCATCACGACTACCCTCCAGATCGTGATGAACGTCCTCGACCACGGTATGAATATCGCCGATGCCACGAACGCCGTCCGCATTCATCATCAGTGGATGCCCGACGAGATACGGGTCGAAAAAGGTCTCGACGGCAAAGTTGTGCAGGAGCTTACTGAAATGGGTCATACGGTTGTCGAGCGGGGAACCATGGGATGCACGGAGAGTATCATGCTCATTGACGGCAAACTGTACGGCGCATCCGATCCGAGGGGATCATCGTCGCTCACACTGGGATTCTGA
- a CDS encoding DUF362 domain-containing protein, which produces MAEKKRRYSIIGVSALVIIVIVALDVFIAHRKNGMSIDLIDTSTAAPARKAVVTIATSADRELVAPVPIDTEKLTYEQIDAVVRRALELDTSETSLKKVIKPSDWVLLKLNLVHGPVKDNDGKRQNKNFWQHGFEHWGDVTDARVVKSVITYMLENIKPKRITLVEGSGTWAVAGKRGTAPYYDSSSYDVDGWTVQWREFDNLCYKDMCEEFTKSQNHTIVDYVDLNEDQYRFVPVPGGAFQRVDCKFRDSKQYGRDAVIPDSGKLRDGYYMPVTMLDADKLVNIPAMKMNAGGGTLIFKNYVGAFSSFPYGDGVAKSQMDRFGFAQGMVDIFSYRPTNYGIIAGFWASEKDWPSYTTNLHNNIVIAGGDPLAVEATTLRAMGVNPYEVIQTYLAQAKGFGTADENDITVVGPPVRKVRRNFVKHSAYIGIGFQNYLMNGPYKETDLDKDLLGGEAKINPVDGDTTNGKPWWVFRHPYGLPEAYVSLNENIGDDLTNTITYAYLCLKSLSRQEGTFTFGFDDGVKVYLNGNVIFRDDGPREFKIREFSIPVTLEKGENRLLIKLKNRFGPAGFASCIEDTSKTRLYDMEVTVPKEKGMALLGKSGKT; this is translated from the coding sequence ATGGCAGAAAAGAAAAGGCGGTACTCAATCATCGGTGTCTCGGCGCTTGTGATTATCGTTATTGTTGCACTTGATGTGTTCATTGCGCACCGTAAGAACGGCATGTCGATCGATCTGATAGATACCTCCACGGCTGCTCCGGCGAGAAAAGCGGTGGTTACCATTGCGACATCAGCCGACAGGGAGCTTGTGGCACCGGTTCCCATCGACACCGAGAAGCTTACCTATGAACAGATTGATGCCGTTGTCCGCAGGGCGCTCGAACTCGATACATCGGAAACGTCGCTCAAAAAAGTCATAAAACCGTCCGACTGGGTGCTCCTCAAGCTCAACCTGGTGCACGGCCCGGTCAAGGATAATGACGGCAAACGTCAGAACAAGAATTTCTGGCAACACGGTTTCGAGCACTGGGGAGATGTGACCGATGCCCGTGTGGTCAAGAGCGTGATCACGTACATGCTCGAAAATATCAAACCGAAACGCATCACCCTCGTCGAGGGTTCGGGCACATGGGCTGTTGCCGGGAAACGCGGCACAGCGCCGTACTATGATTCCTCCTCTTATGATGTGGACGGATGGACTGTTCAGTGGCGCGAGTTCGATAACCTCTGTTACAAGGACATGTGCGAGGAATTCACGAAGTCCCAGAATCATACCATCGTCGATTATGTCGATCTCAACGAGGATCAGTACCGCTTCGTCCCGGTGCCCGGCGGCGCATTTCAGCGGGTCGACTGCAAATTCCGCGACAGCAAACAGTACGGCCGTGACGCTGTCATACCGGATTCGGGAAAGCTCCGCGACGGGTACTACATGCCGGTGACCATGCTCGATGCCGACAAGCTCGTCAACATCCCCGCCATGAAAATGAACGCCGGAGGGGGAACGCTCATCTTCAAGAACTATGTCGGTGCATTTTCCTCTTTCCCGTACGGTGACGGGGTGGCGAAGAGCCAGATGGACCGTTTCGGATTCGCGCAGGGGATGGTCGATATTTTCAGCTACCGCCCGACAAATTACGGCATTATCGCCGGCTTCTGGGCGTCCGAGAAAGACTGGCCGTCATACACCACGAATCTCCATAATAATATCGTCATCGCCGGAGGAGACCCGCTCGCGGTTGAAGCCACGACCCTCAGAGCAATGGGTGTCAATCCGTACGAAGTTATCCAGACCTATCTTGCACAGGCGAAAGGTTTCGGCACAGCCGACGAAAATGACATCACGGTGGTGGGACCTCCGGTCAGAAAAGTTCGCAGAAATTTTGTCAAACATTCGGCATACATTGGAATCGGGTTCCAGAACTATCTCATGAACGGGCCTTATAAGGAAACCGACCTCGATAAGGACCTGCTCGGCGGCGAGGCGAAAATCAATCCTGTCGATGGCGATACGACGAACGGTAAACCATGGTGGGTGTTCAGGCATCCCTACGGGCTCCCGGAAGCGTATGTGAGCCTCAACGAGAATATCGGGGATGATCTCACGAACACCATCACCTATGCCTACCTCTGCCTCAAGTCATTGTCCCGGCAGGAGGGGACGTTTACCTTCGGATTCGATGACGGCGTCAAGGTCTATCTCAACGGAAACGTGATTTTCAGGGATGACGGCCCCCGCGAATTCAAGATCAGGGAATTTTCGATCCCTGTGACACTCGAAAAAGGCGAGAACCGGCTGCTCATCAAGCTCAAAAACCGTTTCGGGCCTGCCGGCTTCGCTTCCTGCATCGAGGACACCTCGAAAACGAGGCTCTATGACATGGAAGTGACGGTGCCGAAGGAAAAGGGTATGGCATTATTGGGGAAATCCGGTAAAACCTGA
- a CDS encoding permease, with product MTVLYEILDVFYDLYGFMEKTFRGTYTERTLSNTWILFTQLWYYVVLGAFAAVLVAMFMEHEKIRAFLTRSGSAPILCAAVLGVLSPMCTFAAIPLAGGLLSAGVPLPPLMAFLIASPLMNPSLFIITWGVMGPQMAIARTVSAFGLAVFGGWITDAALARGWVSFKNPLRTGFAAETHVPSCHADAPARRLTDTIVHFFRHSRKMTLFIARYFMLALFLAGAVQACISPQWIAALLGGTGFKSVLLGGLLGIPLYVCGGGTVALIGVLVGMGMGQGAALAFFITGPATKISTIVSLHAVLRKKVALVYLGVTLIGGVLIGYGYSKISPELTIDSRWYGRVEAKEDAVMYKPGVGSPQSGF from the coding sequence GTGACGGTTTTATATGAAATACTCGACGTTTTCTATGATCTCTATGGTTTCATGGAAAAGACGTTCAGAGGGACATATACCGAAAGAACACTGTCCAATACATGGATTCTGTTCACCCAGCTCTGGTATTATGTCGTGCTCGGGGCATTCGCCGCGGTTCTGGTGGCCATGTTCATGGAGCATGAAAAAATCAGGGCATTCCTGACCCGTTCCGGAAGCGCTCCCATTCTGTGTGCGGCGGTTCTCGGCGTGCTTTCGCCGATGTGCACCTTCGCCGCGATTCCCCTTGCGGGAGGCCTTCTGTCGGCCGGTGTTCCCCTGCCGCCGCTCATGGCATTTCTCATCGCATCGCCGCTCATGAATCCTTCGCTCTTTATCATCACATGGGGAGTCATGGGACCGCAGATGGCGATTGCGCGGACGGTTTCTGCTTTCGGGCTCGCGGTGTTCGGCGGCTGGATAACCGATGCCGCTCTTGCACGCGGCTGGGTCAGCTTCAAAAATCCGCTGAGAACCGGATTCGCGGCTGAAACTCACGTTCCGTCATGCCATGCAGATGCGCCCGCCAGACGCCTCACCGACACCATCGTACACTTTTTCAGGCATTCCCGGAAGATGACCCTCTTCATCGCACGATATTTCATGCTGGCGCTCTTTCTCGCCGGAGCCGTGCAGGCCTGTATCAGTCCGCAGTGGATTGCCGCGCTCCTCGGCGGAACGGGATTCAAGTCGGTGCTCCTCGGCGGGCTGCTCGGTATACCGCTCTATGTGTGCGGCGGCGGGACAGTCGCGCTTATCGGCGTCCTGGTCGGCATGGGCATGGGGCAGGGCGCCGCGCTCGCATTCTTCATAACCGGCCCGGCGACCAAGATTTCGACAATCGTATCGCTGCATGCCGTTCTCCGGAAAAAAGTGGCGCTCGTATACCTCGGTGTAACGCTCATCGGGGGAGTGCTCATCGGGTACGGCTACTCGAAGATTTCCCCGGAACTGACTATCGACTCACGCTGGTATGGAAGAGTGGAAGCAAAAGAGGATGCGGTCATGTACAAACCGGGCGTCGGCTCACCCCAGAGCGGATTCTGA